Proteins co-encoded in one Spirosoma endbachense genomic window:
- a CDS encoding serine/threonine protein kinase, translated as MTLDQFLERYRYDTTRDLIGQGGFGTVYRAFDTETSEPVAIKCSKVDLSQPSLSLEEEVKRINQLPPHPHLIRYQSNYRFNLPSAGWFDYGIMPYYEAGNLAQLIHQRPLTSSEINDLSTGILKGLQHLHSYQTIHRDLKPANVLVDVEAGKLVPKIADFGLGRNVANADLSFSNSKVGGSLSYMSPEQLTNGKMRTNVDLWAYGVVLYELHTGERPFRLDSQESDSEIELMKQIANAELPARLSTVAEPYQSLIRRCLVKDINQRVQKAEDLLAVWPSIQYAGEYDLPGEEDIVVWVEEDEKPNEDQVKQEEAAPKKVIPTNTTPSVDYLGVIGSLFEGLANVLKEVIVFAAKGIFYLFFAYHFHILMIIDLMLPEGWKLQPLVKSGFDWFLALFS; from the coding sequence ATGACACTCGACCAATTTTTAGAGCGCTATCGCTACGATACAACCCGCGACCTGATCGGTCAGGGTGGGTTCGGCACGGTTTATCGCGCCTTCGATACGGAGACCAGCGAACCTGTGGCTATCAAATGTTCGAAAGTGGACCTGAGCCAGCCAAGTCTTTCGCTGGAAGAAGAAGTCAAACGGATCAATCAGTTACCTCCTCATCCGCATTTGATACGTTATCAGAGCAATTACCGGTTTAATCTACCCTCTGCCGGGTGGTTCGACTATGGGATAATGCCCTACTATGAAGCCGGAAATCTGGCTCAGCTTATCCACCAGCGCCCGCTAACCTCTTCTGAAATAAATGACTTATCCACTGGAATTCTAAAAGGTTTACAGCATCTGCATTCGTACCAGACGATTCACCGCGACCTGAAACCAGCGAATGTATTGGTCGATGTAGAAGCGGGAAAACTTGTACCTAAAATTGCAGACTTCGGTCTGGGACGGAATGTGGCGAATGCCGATCTTTCGTTTTCCAATAGTAAGGTTGGCGGTTCATTGAGCTATATGTCGCCAGAGCAACTGACCAATGGCAAAATGCGCACAAACGTCGATTTGTGGGCTTATGGGGTGGTTCTTTATGAGCTGCATACCGGCGAACGACCCTTCAGGCTCGACAGCCAGGAGTCTGATTCGGAGATTGAGCTTATGAAACAGATTGCCAATGCCGAGCTACCGGCCCGTTTGTCGACAGTGGCCGAACCGTATCAAAGCCTGATCCGGCGGTGTCTGGTTAAAGATATTAACCAACGGGTTCAAAAGGCAGAAGATCTGCTCGCGGTTTGGCCTTCCATCCAATATGCCGGGGAGTATGATCTTCCTGGGGAAGAAGACATTGTTGTGTGGGTAGAGGAAGACGAAAAACCGAACGAAGATCAGGTAAAGCAGGAAGAAGCAGCGCCCAAAAAGGTAATTCCGACGAATACAACCCCATCAGTCGATTACCTTGGAGTTATTGGGAGTCTATTTGAAGGTTTAGCTAATGTCTTAAAGGAAGTTATCGTTTTCGCGGCAAAAGGGATCTTTTACCTCTTTTTCGCCTATCATTTTCACATTCTGATGATCATTGATTTGATGCTTCCTGAAGGCTGGAAACTACAACCACTCGTCAAGTCCGGCTTTGACTGGTTTCTGGCACTATTTAGTTGA
- a CDS encoding anti-sigma factor family protein → MALTEAEFDRIEAFLDGSLPPDERQQMEAEMAQDSDLQRAVEEHRVIWEGLQVPVAVEYFQEMHGQLDQQGLLQIDDIWVEADQPDDAATDHPAHHSHDDEPEVFVADDPKTDLGSTSHHIDVAVNENADTHLSPEQDETHDGWNNPNDFEPPHTHFDGHDDYV, encoded by the coding sequence ATGGCTTTAACTGAAGCAGAATTCGACCGAATTGAAGCGTTTCTGGATGGAAGTCTTCCTCCCGACGAACGTCAGCAAATGGAAGCCGAAATGGCTCAGGATAGTGACCTGCAACGGGCCGTTGAAGAGCATCGGGTCATTTGGGAAGGGCTACAGGTTCCGGTTGCCGTAGAGTATTTTCAGGAAATGCATGGTCAGCTTGACCAACAGGGCCTGCTACAAATTGATGATATTTGGGTTGAAGCCGATCAGCCGGATGATGCCGCAACCGACCATCCAGCTCATCATTCACACGATGATGAACCCGAAGTGTTTGTGGCCGACGATCCGAAAACGGATTTGGGGAGCACCAGCCATCATATTGACGTAGCAGTCAATGAAAATGCGGATACTCATTTGTCCCCAGAGCAGGACGAAACCCATGATGGATGGAATAATCCGAACGATTTCGAGCCTCCACATACGCATTTTGACGGCCATGATGATTATGTTTAG
- a CDS encoding RNA polymerase sigma factor, with translation MLLPHNPCTAFSTDELLYAGLKNNDDRAYACLYAQTFRSFAHYVQTNRGSMEQAQDAFQQGIAEFYVAVKSGRYQLSPTARLKNVLFEFCKRKWINEVQSAHHRRTQVVEVFVDQKEDDVSDELITFSENVGKVNQLLKRMGENCQRVIDLFYLQGKPLAEIAQIMNYTPQTARTKRYECTEQLKRMFWGKG, from the coding sequence ATGCTTCTTCCTCACAATCCGTGCACTGCTTTTTCGACCGATGAATTGCTCTATGCTGGTTTAAAGAACAACGATGACCGGGCTTACGCTTGCCTTTATGCACAGACATTTCGCTCTTTTGCGCATTATGTACAAACAAACCGGGGGAGCATGGAACAGGCACAGGATGCTTTTCAGCAGGGAATTGCCGAGTTCTATGTGGCCGTAAAATCGGGTCGTTATCAATTATCACCAACGGCCCGCCTGAAAAACGTGCTGTTTGAATTTTGTAAGCGTAAGTGGATTAACGAAGTGCAAAGTGCGCACCATCGTCGCACACAAGTGGTAGAGGTTTTCGTTGATCAGAAAGAGGATGATGTATCGGATGAGTTGATAACATTTTCAGAGAACGTCGGTAAAGTGAACCAGTTGCTGAAACGGATGGGTGAGAATTGCCAGCGTGTCATTGACCTGTTTTATCTTCAGGGGAAGCCACTGGCCGAAATTGCTCAGATCATGAACTACACCCCCCAAACCGCCCGGACAAAACGGTATGAATGTACCGAACAGCTGAAGCGAATGTTTTGGGGAAAAGGCTAA
- a CDS encoding serine/threonine-protein kinase, translating into MTYEEFRKRYHYEPSKLNSPERDEDFGRLGEGGFGAVFKGWDTVENQWVAIKVSPVRADQRDLSLQREVEIANQLPRHSNIARYEFCERFTTVFGVVDMAVLKFYKEGNLAELLRKTSLTQDEKDSIIGGILSGLAHLHHYHMAHRDLKPQNILITRTPYGKYVPLITDFGLSKVVRGEDLVATSTAFLNSTIGGSVYYMAPEQLANNRMRFNVDLWAFGVILYELMTGQRPFIGDSGAGSETDRSQIIQRINNVELPSQFSEIPDPYQTMIRQCLIRDVDQRVHTATALLQIFSPSDHLPDEPVDVLPPIEPPAYDEQRSFSEGYAAVRQDHLWGLINTAGNLIVPIEYTSITDVQGQQALIRKQGQASKIQLTGNTFHSLSEAPFVRPEPRPTPIPPTPTPIPQPVPKPKPILDDTPPQPPSTTLRQVYIFVAVGIWLILFGMLLLSLVANGVFAPSYDSSGYTSQNTITFEENSSSPTAENSVFSHLLATRLVSGSDFYVDVPRSMNAVTNLRNGAELQFSNPVQELYMVAFTEKISDVEAAGIYNLDQYRKVTTKDRKGFQTRSLSDVDYTEDGLQLITRDVDYVNNGNAMTLFCINGFYKSPEKYYQIFAWTLKSKQSMHEADLLHIVRSFRLQ; encoded by the coding sequence ATGACTTACGAAGAATTCCGTAAACGCTACCATTACGAACCCAGTAAGCTCAATTCACCCGAGCGCGATGAAGATTTCGGCCGCCTAGGCGAAGGCGGCTTCGGAGCCGTTTTTAAAGGCTGGGACACGGTTGAAAATCAATGGGTGGCAATTAAAGTTTCGCCCGTTCGGGCCGACCAGCGGGACCTTTCCCTTCAGCGGGAAGTGGAAATAGCCAATCAGCTACCACGCCACAGTAACATTGCCCGGTATGAATTCTGCGAACGGTTTACGACTGTATTTGGCGTAGTTGATATGGCGGTTCTGAAATTTTACAAAGAAGGCAATCTGGCCGAATTGCTCCGTAAAACGAGTCTTACGCAGGACGAAAAGGACTCAATTATTGGTGGCATTTTGAGTGGACTGGCGCATCTGCACCATTACCACATGGCCCACCGCGACCTGAAACCCCAGAACATTCTGATTACCCGAACACCTTACGGAAAATATGTGCCGCTGATTACAGATTTTGGCCTGAGCAAAGTGGTCCGGGGTGAAGACCTGGTAGCTACTTCAACCGCTTTCCTGAATTCGACAATTGGTGGCTCTGTTTATTACATGGCACCGGAGCAGTTAGCCAATAACCGAATGCGATTTAACGTCGATTTATGGGCTTTTGGCGTAATTCTATATGAACTGATGACTGGGCAGCGACCGTTCATCGGCGATAGCGGGGCCGGGTCGGAAACCGATCGCTCTCAAATTATTCAGCGGATCAACAACGTTGAACTTCCCTCGCAGTTTAGCGAAATTCCCGATCCGTATCAGACCATGATCCGGCAATGCCTGATCCGCGATGTTGACCAGCGGGTTCACACGGCCACTGCTTTACTACAGATCTTTTCACCATCGGATCATTTACCCGATGAGCCAGTCGACGTGCTTCCGCCCATTGAACCACCAGCCTACGATGAGCAACGATCATTTAGCGAAGGGTATGCCGCTGTCAGGCAAGATCATTTATGGGGGCTGATCAACACCGCGGGAAATTTAATAGTGCCGATCGAATACACCTCGATCACCGATGTTCAGGGACAGCAGGCGCTGATTCGAAAACAGGGTCAGGCATCTAAAATACAGCTTACGGGTAACACCTTTCATTCGCTATCCGAAGCACCCTTCGTTCGTCCGGAACCTCGTCCAACACCTATTCCCCCGACACCTACGCCCATACCACAGCCAGTCCCGAAGCCCAAACCTATTCTGGATGACACTCCTCCGCAACCGCCTTCAACAACCCTGCGTCAGGTCTATATTTTTGTTGCCGTCGGTATCTGGTTAATTCTTTTCGGGATGCTCCTGCTGAGTTTAGTAGCGAACGGGGTATTTGCCCCAAGCTACGACAGTTCGGGCTACACAAGTCAGAATACCATTACGTTCGAAGAGAATAGCTCATCTCCTACTGCCGAAAATTCGGTTTTCAGCCATTTGCTGGCAACCCGATTAGTTAGCGGCAGTGATTTCTATGTCGATGTTCCGCGTTCGATGAATGCGGTTACGAACCTCCGGAATGGAGCTGAACTTCAGTTTTCCAATCCGGTGCAGGAATTGTATATGGTTGCCTTTACTGAAAAAATTTCAGATGTCGAAGCGGCTGGCATCTATAATCTGGATCAGTACAGAAAGGTCACAACGAAAGACAGGAAGGGATTTCAGACTCGCAGTTTATCTGATGTTGATTATACGGAAGATGGATTGCAGCTTATTACGCGCGACGTCGATTATGTCAATAACGGGAACGCGATGACGCTGTTCTGCATAAACGGATTTTATAAGTCACCGGAAAAATATTACCAGATTTTCGCCTGGACACTAAAGTCCAAACAGTCCATGCACGAAGCGGATTTACTGCACATTGTCCGCTCGTTTCGTCTCCAATAA
- the creD gene encoding cell envelope integrity protein CreD: protein MDQLSTPEQPLSYVDRVNHWVRTSTMLKLAVIGFLVLVLLIPTGMLQSLIIEREMTRNAAVAEVSSKWGGEQVIGGPILSVPYEVVKTTDKGQVERQIAYLHFLPDDLQFDGDIKPEKRNRGIFVVMLYNTQLIIRGSFRKPSLASLDLQPGSVQWDKAFLSLGISDMKGIRDSINFTINGQRLAAEPGIPSSDLLPSGVSIPIKLDADVYRFESKLNLNGSTQLSFLPFGKETRVNLRSPWSTPSFTGSYLPDKRTMTAQGFQASWKVLEFNRNFPQQGIGNFLERSVVNPGDALPLFGVKLLVPVDEYQKTMRSAKYGILFVILTFISFFFIEILDRRRIHPVQYLLVGFAICLFYLLLLSISEHVSFDWAYLIGGFIILALITFYVRYVFQNDRLTILFSAILTLLYGFFYSLLQLEDYSLLLGSSGLLLILGVTMYLTRHIDWYRAYEPAQPSAGSLQ from the coding sequence ATGGATCAGTTATCAACGCCCGAACAGCCCCTTTCCTATGTTGACCGAGTCAATCATTGGGTACGAACGTCGACCATGCTCAAGTTGGCCGTTATTGGTTTTCTTGTGTTGGTATTACTCATCCCGACAGGTATGCTACAGTCGCTAATCATTGAACGGGAAATGACGCGCAACGCAGCCGTAGCCGAAGTGAGTAGCAAATGGGGCGGTGAGCAGGTAATTGGCGGACCCATCTTGTCAGTTCCGTACGAAGTCGTTAAAACAACTGACAAAGGGCAGGTTGAAAGGCAGATCGCTTATCTGCATTTTTTGCCCGACGATTTGCAGTTCGATGGGGATATAAAGCCAGAGAAACGGAATCGGGGAATCTTTGTCGTGATGCTTTACAATACGCAGTTAATCATTCGTGGGAGTTTCAGAAAGCCATCGCTGGCTTCTTTAGATTTACAACCGGGTAGTGTTCAATGGGATAAGGCCTTTCTATCACTTGGAATCAGCGACATGAAAGGAATTCGTGATTCGATCAACTTTACGATCAATGGCCAGAGACTGGCGGCTGAACCGGGTATTCCGAGTAGTGATCTATTACCTTCGGGTGTCAGTATTCCGATCAAACTCGATGCAGATGTTTACCGCTTTGAATCAAAACTTAACCTGAACGGAAGCACCCAGTTAAGTTTTCTGCCATTTGGCAAAGAAACACGGGTAAACCTGCGGTCGCCCTGGTCAACACCAAGTTTCACGGGTTCATACCTGCCAGACAAACGAACGATGACTGCACAGGGTTTTCAGGCATCCTGGAAAGTACTGGAGTTTAACCGGAACTTTCCGCAACAAGGTATAGGGAATTTTCTGGAACGCTCTGTTGTCAATCCGGGTGATGCATTGCCGTTGTTTGGGGTCAAGTTGTTAGTACCAGTCGATGAATATCAGAAAACAATGCGCTCTGCCAAATATGGCATTCTGTTTGTCATTCTAACGTTCATTTCCTTTTTCTTTATTGAGATTCTGGATCGTCGGCGTATTCACCCGGTTCAGTATTTATTGGTCGGTTTCGCGATCTGCCTGTTCTATTTGTTGCTGCTATCCATTTCCGAGCATGTTTCGTTCGACTGGGCTTACCTTATTGGCGGATTTATCATTCTGGCTTTAATTACGTTTTACGTACGCTATGTGTTTCAGAACGATCGGCTGACAATCCTGTTTAGTGCCATTCTGACGCTGCTTTATGGTTTTTTTTATTCGTTACTCCAGTTGGAAGACTATTCCCTTTTACTGGGAAGTTCGGGTCTGCTATTGATACTGGGCGTTACCATGTATCTGACCCGGCACATCGACTGGTATCGGGCTTATGAGCCTGCCCAACCCTCGGCAGGCAGCCTTCAGTAG
- the pgmB gene encoding beta-phosphoglucomutase — protein sequence MSSIKAFIFDLDGVIVDTAIYHYQAWRRLANELGFDISEEFNEQLKGVSRMESLDIILAHGGLTLPDEKKAELAAQKNQWYLELVSRMTSEDILPGVANFFSQVRKANLLTALGSVSKNAPLILERIGMTEAFYAIIDGTKITKGKPDPEVFTKGAAELEVAPAECVVFEDAVAGVEAGKRGGMFVVGLGSPEVLTQADFVAPSLNALTVDEVLERFSK from the coding sequence ATGAGCTCTATTAAGGCGTTTATTTTTGATCTCGACGGCGTCATTGTCGACACTGCCATTTATCATTACCAGGCCTGGCGTCGGCTGGCCAACGAACTTGGGTTCGACATTTCCGAAGAATTCAACGAGCAATTAAAAGGAGTAAGCCGGATGGAGTCCCTGGATATCATTCTGGCTCACGGAGGGCTAACGTTGCCAGACGAAAAAAAGGCAGAACTTGCCGCGCAGAAAAACCAATGGTATCTCGAACTGGTCAGTCGTATGACATCCGAGGATATTCTGCCGGGCGTAGCTAATTTCTTTTCGCAGGTTAGAAAGGCTAATCTGCTAACGGCCCTTGGGTCAGTCAGTAAAAATGCTCCGCTGATTCTCGAACGCATTGGCATGACCGAGGCTTTTTATGCCATCATCGACGGCACTAAAATCACGAAAGGCAAACCTGATCCGGAAGTATTTACGAAAGGTGCCGCCGAACTTGAGGTCGCTCCTGCCGAGTGTGTTGTATTCGAAGACGCCGTTGCGGGTGTTGAGGCCGGTAAGCGGGGCGGAATGTTTGTGGTTGGCCTTGGCTCTCCGGAGGTTCTGACACAGGCCGATTTCGTCGCTCCTTCACTAAATGCATTGACGGTAGACGAGGTATTGGAACGGTTTTCGAAATAA
- a CDS encoding caspase family protein: MKWFLLSALIWVATIEVVAQQTYAVVVGVSDYVGTRNDLHFADDDAWLVTRFLRSPKGGSIPPNHIITLTNGQATHANVLQALRIFEMARPSDRILFHFSGHGLDGTFFTADDQELLHQELKAAFRRSAAKTKIVWADACHSGSIRQSSSVRPINSQKNYSQFNDPSLNIIVMASSRSSQNSMEQPFLGQGAFTYFLVKGAQGDADQNHDGIVTIAEHYQYVRDRVQQVTHNAQIPIITGKFSNTLPITIL; encoded by the coding sequence ATGAAATGGTTTCTTTTAAGTGCTTTGATTTGGGTTGCGACGATCGAGGTAGTTGCTCAGCAAACCTACGCCGTGGTTGTGGGCGTGTCAGATTACGTAGGTACCCGTAATGATTTGCATTTTGCCGACGACGATGCCTGGCTGGTAACCCGATTTTTGCGCAGCCCGAAAGGAGGAAGTATTCCACCCAATCACATCATTACCTTAACCAACGGTCAGGCTACACACGCCAACGTACTCCAGGCACTCCGGATTTTTGAGATGGCTAGGCCCAGTGATCGCATCCTATTTCATTTTTCCGGCCATGGACTTGATGGTACTTTTTTTACCGCAGACGATCAGGAATTACTACACCAGGAGTTGAAAGCAGCTTTCCGGCGTTCGGCGGCCAAAACGAAAATTGTCTGGGCCGATGCCTGCCATTCAGGAAGCATAAGACAATCGTCCAGTGTTCGTCCCATAAATAGCCAGAAGAATTACAGCCAGTTCAACGACCCGTCACTCAATATCATTGTTATGGCTTCGTCGCGATCCAGCCAGAATTCAATGGAACAACCCTTTTTGGGGCAAGGTGCTTTTACCTACTTTCTGGTGAAGGGAGCCCAGGGCGATGCCGACCAGAATCATGATGGAATAGTCACCATTGCTGAACATTATCAGTACGTTCGGGATCGGGTCCAGCAGGTAACCCATAACGCGCAGATACCAATAATAACGGGCAAATTTTCTAACACGTTGCCGATCACAATTTTATAA
- a CDS encoding DUF5684 domain-containing protein, which translates to MNAIILLQYYYDNTSRTVAQTGTLMIVAGWLVITGVLITALWKTFEKAGEPGWASIVPIYNTLTLLRIVDKPWWWVFLLIIPFVNIVVLIWVLNLLGKRFGKSEAFTIGLLFLPFIFYPKLAWGDATFRRIS; encoded by the coding sequence ATGAATGCGATCATTCTTTTACAATATTACTACGATAATACATCGAGAACTGTAGCCCAAACAGGTACGTTGATGATCGTTGCCGGATGGCTGGTGATCACCGGGGTGCTAATCACGGCGCTCTGGAAAACGTTCGAGAAAGCCGGAGAACCTGGCTGGGCCTCTATCGTCCCCATTTACAACACCTTAACCCTACTTCGCATTGTCGATAAACCCTGGTGGTGGGTGTTTCTGCTGATCATTCCGTTCGTGAACATCGTAGTCCTGATTTGGGTGCTCAATCTATTGGGCAAACGATTTGGCAAAAGCGAAGCCTTTACAATTGGACTGTTGTTTCTACCCTTTATTTTCTACCCCAAACTGGCCTGGGGCGATGCAACCTTCCGGCGGATTTCCTGA
- a CDS encoding N-acetylmuramoyl-L-alanine amidase-like domain-containing protein: MLKLFTAFFLLFTSTVLLAQEPVPNDLKAITILGGKTPSETAVNIGRQFLGRPYIPHTLDISPTEQLVVNFREFDCTTYLETVVAMTLAWHDLADRSNPVLLDQSFRKFLTKLRYRDGRIDGYASRLHYFSDWLQDNERKGLLTDVTRELPGNISVAKSVSYMTTATYKYPRLTDPAILKQVAQAEATISQKPFYFIPKKNIRQAEAQLREGDIIMLTAARPGLDMKHVGLAVKHPDGRIHLLHASSDQGAVVITSYPLSDYLLWHKQLSGIRVARLRTSSGLVTAAAHSED, encoded by the coding sequence ATGCTAAAACTGTTTACAGCATTTTTCCTGCTTTTTACTTCGACAGTTTTGTTGGCGCAGGAGCCCGTCCCCAATGATTTGAAAGCGATAACCATCCTGGGGGGTAAAACACCTTCAGAAACGGCGGTTAACATTGGCAGGCAGTTTCTGGGACGTCCCTACATTCCGCACACGCTCGATATAAGCCCAACGGAACAGTTAGTCGTTAATTTTCGGGAATTCGATTGCACTACCTATCTCGAAACAGTAGTAGCGATGACACTGGCCTGGCACGATCTGGCTGACCGATCGAACCCGGTTTTACTGGATCAATCGTTCCGTAAGTTTCTGACCAAGCTCCGCTATCGCGATGGTCGTATTGATGGGTATGCCAGTCGTTTACACTACTTTTCGGACTGGCTTCAGGATAATGAACGTAAAGGGCTGCTAACGGATGTGACCCGGGAATTACCTGGTAATATATCGGTTGCCAAATCGGTATCTTACATGACAACCGCTACCTATAAATATCCTCGGCTGACCGATCCCGCCATTTTAAAACAAGTCGCCCAGGCTGAGGCTACTATTAGTCAGAAACCTTTTTATTTTATCCCCAAAAAGAATATTCGGCAGGCAGAAGCACAACTTCGCGAAGGTGATATTATTATGCTTACAGCCGCCCGGCCTGGCCTTGACATGAAGCACGTTGGGCTGGCGGTAAAACATCCCGATGGCCGGATTCATCTGTTGCATGCCTCTTCCGACCAGGGAGCCGTGGTCATTACCTCCTACCCACTCAGCGATTATCTGCTGTGGCACAAACAGCTATCGGGCATTCGGGTAGCGCGCCTTCGCACAAGCTCAGGGCTGGTAACAGCAGCGGCCCATAGTGAAGACTAG
- a CDS encoding alpha-amylase family glycosyl hydrolase: MNTTSVVPVMDKLIIYQIFTRLFGNQNITNRQNGTREENGVGTFNDINDEALRSIKRLSASHVWYTGIVEHATQTDYSAYGIRPDDPAVVKGRAGSPYAIKDYYDVDPDLAVSVPDRMAEFEALVERSHVHGLKVIIDFVPNHVARQYHSDARPAGVVDLGEKDDTSERFAHNNNFYYLPGETFVAPVSNLNSDGLAESPTLHEFPAKVTGSGSITATPDRNDWYETVKLNYGFNIFDGSLHFSPVPATWSQMLDVLLFWAKKGIDGFRCDMAHLVPVEFWKWAISRVKQQYPRLIFIAEIYDPGLYRSFIFEGGFDYLYDKVGLYDAVRALMEGQGSCYELTRVWQQQSGEYAQHMLRFLETHDEQRIASRFFTNDPWAAIPGMTLSATMHNGPYLLYFGQEVGVRAEGVEGFSGDDGRTTIFDYWGLADWQGWINQGRYDGGGLSDEQQRLRSFYQQLNHLVNGSDAIQNGYFYDLQYANDNGQSAGYDAHQLFSYLRYTDRQKLLIVCNFSNHTTYETTVHIPHHAFGVMGLDPARTYQMTDIFLTNNELETVGLEGVPLLLPPRSVRILEIK, translated from the coding sequence ATGAATACGACCTCTGTTGTTCCAGTAATGGACAAGTTGATTATTTACCAGATTTTTACGCGCTTATTTGGCAATCAGAATATCACCAACAGACAGAATGGTACCCGCGAGGAAAACGGCGTTGGTACCTTCAATGATATTAATGACGAAGCGCTACGGTCCATCAAACGGTTGAGCGCATCGCATGTCTGGTATACGGGTATCGTTGAGCACGCTACGCAAACCGACTATTCGGCCTATGGTATTCGCCCCGATGACCCAGCCGTAGTAAAAGGTCGTGCCGGTTCTCCATACGCCATTAAAGACTACTATGACGTTGATCCTGACCTTGCCGTTAGCGTTCCTGACCGGATGGCGGAGTTCGAAGCTCTGGTCGAGCGGAGTCACGTTCATGGGTTGAAAGTGATTATCGATTTTGTTCCGAATCATGTAGCCCGTCAGTATCATTCAGATGCCAGACCTGCAGGCGTGGTCGATCTGGGCGAAAAGGACGATACGTCGGAACGATTCGCCCATAATAACAACTTTTACTACCTCCCTGGCGAGACATTCGTCGCTCCGGTCAGTAACCTGAATAGCGATGGTTTAGCGGAAAGCCCCACGTTACATGAGTTTCCAGCCAAAGTAACGGGCAGTGGGTCAATTACAGCCACCCCCGATCGGAACGACTGGTATGAGACGGTTAAACTCAATTATGGGTTCAACATCTTCGATGGTAGTCTGCATTTTAGCCCGGTTCCGGCAACCTGGAGCCAGATGCTGGATGTATTATTATTCTGGGCGAAAAAGGGTATCGATGGGTTTCGTTGCGATATGGCCCATCTGGTACCTGTTGAGTTCTGGAAGTGGGCGATCAGTCGCGTTAAGCAACAGTATCCACGCCTGATTTTCATTGCCGAGATTTACGATCCAGGCCTGTATCGGTCGTTTATTTTCGAAGGTGGTTTCGATTATCTGTACGACAAAGTGGGCTTATACGATGCCGTCCGGGCATTGATGGAAGGTCAAGGTTCCTGCTATGAACTCACCCGCGTCTGGCAGCAACAGTCGGGCGAATATGCCCAACACATGCTTCGGTTTCTGGAAACGCATGATGAGCAGCGCATTGCTTCCCGATTCTTCACGAATGATCCCTGGGCAGCCATACCGGGTATGACCCTGTCTGCAACCATGCACAATGGTCCTTACCTATTGTATTTTGGGCAGGAGGTGGGCGTTCGGGCTGAGGGTGTCGAAGGATTTAGTGGCGACGATGGCCGCACAACTATTTTTGACTACTGGGGATTGGCCGACTGGCAGGGCTGGATCAATCAGGGACGCTATGATGGCGGTGGCTTGTCCGATGAGCAGCAGCGGCTCCGGTCCTTCTATCAGCAATTGAATCACCTGGTCAATGGTTCAGACGCGATCCAAAATGGTTACTTCTATGATTTGCAATATGCCAATGATAACGGCCAGAGTGCAGGCTACGACGCTCATCAGCTCTTTAGCTACCTGCGCTATACGGATCGACAAAAGCTACTGATTGTCTGTAATTTTTCGAATCATACGACCTACGAAACAACCGTTCATATTCCGCATCACGCGTTTGGTGTCATGGGCCTCGACCCAGCCCGTACTTACCAGATGACTGATATTTTTCTGACTAACAACGAGCTTGAAACGGTCGGTCTGGAAGGTGTTCCCTTGCTCCTCCCCCCTCGCAGTGTCAGGATTCTGGAAATTAAGTAA